The segment CTCAAACCACTGGAGGGGCGAGCCTTCATGAAACACAGGACAGACACAAGACAGAGTTCACACGTGGACAGCTTTTATGAAAGAAAAAGATGCTCAGTCTCATGAACTGGTAATTAAATGCATCCAATTTACTACGATCACATGAAGTATTTCTCTTCCTAAGAATATTATTGAGTATTATTATACAAATGCACACAAGTAATGCCAGTTCAATACTTAAAGaggcaactccccccccccccaaataaaaaagTGCATCACAAATGAATAGTGCACTTTTAGTTTTGTTGGGgtgtgaactgtccctttaagtataaaagaaaagaaaagtagtcCCTCTGCAGAGTGTTGTTAGTATATGGATTCAGCTGCATCTAAATGTGTGCTGTTTGTTGAGGTGGAGCTGAtccatcatcaacatcatcttcatcttcatcatcttcatgctTTCTAAGATGATGGTGAAGTTTTGAATCTACGAGGATAACTTTTGGATGTCGTGTACACTTAAAAGTGCATTAAAGACTATACTTGTGTGCAGGAGGCTGACAACACACTTCAGAGTAAttgttaacccccccccccccccccgtgacggGGGGTCGTGACGTACAGTGATCAGGTGACCGTAACTCCTCTGACGGGACCGTTATAAAGGAAGTTTGACAGTCGGCCTCagtctgtgcccccccccctccccccgccccgccccgccCCACCCCGGTGCCGACACTTGGATCTCAGCCGGTCTCACAAGTGGCGGACGGGCCCCGGAGCTCCggtgttctccttcttctcctccgagACTTTCCTACCAGGTAAGTTACAACTTTTCTTTTAGATTTGTAGactaactccccccccccccccccccacacacacgcgcccccacctcctcctcgtgCGCGCCGCTGCTCCCGTTAGAAAACCAAACCGAACTTTACGCGGCGCGTTTTTataagttttttgttgttgttaaagttTGAcaacttgcccccccccccccccctctcttattAAAAGTACGGAAAGAGCTCGAGGCGAGTCAAGTGGAGtcgatttgatttatttaacgtTATTAATAAAGAAGCTCGCGgaacgtttcttcttcttttttcctcttttctctccctctctctcctcctgcgcGCGGCGCGCGGAGCCGCTGGAAGTTCAACTCAAGAAAAGCTCCGTTTTGCATTTTGAGATTCTCCCCATGAGCACTTgattcataaataataataaaaaaagaacaaaagtttCCCCAAAACACAGGAAGACGAAGTGCTCATAAATGGTTCCTTTAAAAAACACCGCGAGGCGTTCAGGAGACTCGGggacctgtgtgtctgttgttctCTGCTGGTCATTTCTCATCAGACAGACTCACTCATGTAGAAAGTGGCGGGACATCGACGAGtctaataacaacaacaacaacgacaacgaaaaaagaccccccccccttcttccccttcccctgaaggtcaagaggtcatcctctcctcctctgggccGTACGGTGGGAGACAGCCTCAGGGTTTCCTCGGTTACCTTCACGGCGTTGGAGTGAGAGCCGGGTCAACGTGTGGTTTATCATCCGGGGTTACAGTAGTAACTAATAGTGCCGCAGGGCCCAgtggtaaccccccccccctcccatcagaATGCCCCTAAAGATCTGCCCCCCCTTGTCGGCTCACGCTCCTGACCGAGGAGGGCGCTGCAGCTCACGTGGCCGTGCCACCGAGTGTTTGGCATCCTCACACTTTTTGGCTGGATCTGAATCTCGTGCGTCTGACAGCCGTTGGGTTGTTGGgttgacgccccccccccctttaaagcCGTGGACACGGGCCCGTGGACCGGGCCCGTGTCCACACAGCAGTTCAGGAGCACAGCGTCAACAGGGGAGCTGCTTCTTTACACTGGGCCGGTCTTCCAAGAGGAAACGTTCCTTCTTCTCACACTGCAggcctgaaccccccccccccccccctccaccaccaccaccaccctgcacccccaccaccaccggcTCTTTATTCTGGACCACTCGGAGAACACAGCCGCAGTCAGCAGATCTTCCATCGCGCTCTGAAGCACAAGAGCTGCTCTTTGGGGTCATTATTCACTCCTCACTTTTTATACTCTCCTCACCTTCAAGAACAGCGAGAGggagactcttattttgaaaggtcgGCCGGCTGAAGCAGAACTTTTTGGTTGCAGCACAAGAAGAACAGAAGTAAGGAGGAAGAAGTAAGGAGTAAGGAGTAAGGAGTAAGAAGTAAGGAGTAAGGAGTAAGAAGTAAGGAGTAAGAAGTAAGGAGTAAGGAGTAAGGAGTGAGAAGTAAGAAGTAAGGAGTAAGGAATAAGGAGTAAGGAGTAAGAAGTAAGAAGAAAGGAGTAAGGAGTAAAGAGTAAGGAGTAAGAAGTTAAAATGCAAGTTATTAGCGTGTATTGATGCTTTTTTATTCAACTCAACTAAATAAAgacacatattttaaataattgtaaatcattttcagatgttttaaataatttttagATATTTTGAGGTGTTTTTAATCACTTTGAGGTGTTTTAAATCATTTTGAGATGTTTTAAATCACTTTGGggtgttttaaataatttttagATGTTTTAAATCATTTTGAGATGTTTTTAATCACTGAGATGTTTTTATCACTTTGAGATGTTTTCAATAATTTTGAGGTGTTTTAAATCACTTTGAggtgttttaaataattttgagATGTTTTAAATCACTTTGAGGTGTTTTAAATCACTTTGAGATGTTTTAAATCACTTTGAGATGTTTTTATCACTTTGAGGTGTTTTAAATAATTTGGAGATGTTTTAAATAACTGAGGTGTTTTAAATCACTTTGAGGTGTTTTAAATCACTTTGAGATGTTTAAATCGATTTGAGGAGTTTCGGTGTAGAACAAGTCTTTTGCACACGGGCTCCTCGTCGGCCTCCTCGTCCTCGATCGTTCTTCGGTGTGGAGCTCCTTCAATTTTTAAAGTTTGAATCACCGGCGTTTCCTCGATTTGCTGACGCAAACGATTTCAGGGTTTCTCAAACTGGCCCTCTCAAATCCACCAGAAGCTCCTCCTGATGGGTGAAtacccgttgttgttgttgttgttgttggagatTCTCTTCGCTCGATGAGACCTATGTCATGCTCTCTCGTCTCCGCGTGGCCTTCAGGGCGCCGTTACATAAACGTGGAATATGTTTTCTGCTGATTGGATCGGCTCCTTGCGTCTCCTTCGATAACGCCCGGTCATGTTTACGATGCATTATAAACGAGGAATGCATTATAATCTGCGGTGTCATGATAGTTATAAGCGCTCCTGAATATTCATAAtgcttcataataataatcaaaacaCATTATGAGGCATTTTATAATGACTAATAAGGGTGTTTATGAGTTCTAATAGCTTTACATAAACAGTGTTATAAGCTTATTATAACATGCTTATAATGGGTTTTTATGAGTTATAATAGTGTTACATAAACAGTGTTATAAGCTTATTATAACATGCTTATAATAGGTGTTTATGAGTTGTGCTAGCGATACATAAACAGTGCTATAAGCATGTTATAACACGTTGTGAGTATGTTTATGATACATTATAAACATGGGTGATGGTGAATATAAGTGGTGaacggctcctcttcctccagcagcTAACGCTCCGTGACCATGGGTGACTGGAGCGCTCTGGGCCGCCTGCTGGACAAGGTCCAGGCCTACTCCACCGCCGGGGGCAAGGTCTGGCTGTCGGTGCTCTTCATCTTCCGGATCCTGGTCCTGGGCACCGCCGTGGAGTCGGCGTGGGGAGACGAGCAGTCGGCGTTCAAATGCAACACGCAGCAGCCCGGCTGCGAGAACGTGTGCTACGACAAGTCCTTCCCCATCTCCCACGTGCGCTTCTGGGTCCTCCAGATCATCTTCGTGTCGACGCCCACCCTCCTGTACCTGGCGCACGTCTTCTACCTGAACCGGAAGGAGCAGAAGTTCAACCGCAAGGAGGAGCTGCTCCGCGCCGTGCAGAACGACGGCGGCGACGTCGACATCCCGCTGAAGAAGATCGAGATGAAGAAGCTCAAGTACGGCATCGAGGAGCACGGCAAGGTCAAGATGAAAGGCGCCCTGCTCAGAACCTACGTCGTCAGCATTCTCTTCAAGTCCATGTTCGAGGTGGGCTTCCTGGTCATCCAGTGGTACATCTACGGCTTCAGCCTCGACGCCGTGTACACCTGCGAGAGGGACCCGTGCCCGCACAGGGTGGACTGCTTCCTGTCGCGGCCCACGGAGAAGACGGTGTTCATCATCTTCATGCTGGTGGTGTCCCTGGTGTCCCTGATGCTCAACGTCATCGAGCTGTTCTACGTGTTCTTCAAGAGGATCAAGGACCGCATGAAGGGCCGCCAGCCGCCCGTCGTCTACCCCAGCGGGAACACGTTGAGCCACACCCCCAAAGACCCGTCCGCCGCCAAGTACGCCTACTACAACGGCTGCTCCTCGCCCACGGCGCCGCGGTCGCCCTTGTCCCCGCCGGGCTACAAGCTGGCCACGGGGGAGCGcgttggcggcggcggcggcggcaccgGCTCGTGCCGCAACTACAGCAAGCAGGCCGCCGAGCAGAACTGGGCCAACTACTCCACGGAGCAGCACCGGCCGGGCCagaacggcggcggcggcggcggcagcacgATCTCAAACTCCCACGCGCAGGCCTTCGACTTCCCCGACGACACGCAGGAGCACAAgaagctgccgccgccgccgccggccgcgCACGAAATGCAGCCGCTGGCGCTGATGGACGCCAGGCCGTGCAGCCGGGCCAGCAGCCGCATGAGCAGCCGACCCAGGCCCGACGACCTGGACGTGTGAAGCGCCGGTGAACCCCCCCCGCCCAGAATGACGGCTTCAACCGGAGAGTCAGAAAACACTCCATCGCAAATGTCCAGacaggaggcggggctaagacaggaggcggggctccagctgagacacatcGCAACTTGTTATGTAACACTGTCGAAAAAAAGGTACAAGTTGCAAAtgtgttgttctttgttttgttttcagagaCTTTTACCGTAGAGCGGGGCCGGCTCTGAGAGAACAGAGGGGccacaagaggggggggggggggcatttaaaGGAAAAAGGTCTTCTTCTTGTCTTCGTAGTTTCTGCTCTTCTTACTGTTGGTGGCAGGATCTTTgcatgagagagatgagaggtgTGGGGACGGCTTCACAACGGGGTGCCTTCTTAGTTATGTGGGGTTTTTGTGACCAGTTACTTCGCTCGAGCTTTTGTCAATTTAaaacgaaaaagaaaaggaaagtccAGTCGCTGCAACAAACCGATCTCCAAACACGTCGCCGCCGATCGATTTGGAAAATTGAAAACTCGCGTGAAAGTTTTCTCACTCAAACTATTGAGTGAGAAAATGAATCTGAACGTCGTCGCGCCTTCTGTTTGACCGTAAACGCTCGAGTccccgtttaaaaaaacatttcagacaAAGAACACGTAAAGTGGAGAAGGCTTAATATCTGTTGTGGTGAATATGTATTGCTTGTTATCCGTAGGACACCTACCACTAAGAGGAAACATTTGACTACTATCCAGTCTCACTCACAGATAACATCTTCCATCAACTCCCCACAAACTGGATATTTATTGAcagtaaaacatcttttttcttcctctttagtAACTCGGTCAGTCAGCGCGGACTGCTCTGTTGCTTCCTGATAAACTTTGAATTTATGTGGTGTCGTGTTTTCATTTTGTGGTttccatttgtctttttttttttgggtggtggtgggggggggggggcgaggggttCAGGCTCTCATAAAGAAAGGCTTTATTACtgttatatcttttttttcttccttcccatCTTTTGCGGGCTGTAGAGGAAGACAGTAGAGTGATTTATCTGCGTTTTTACATATTTGAGTGAatgatctttttattttctgaCTCAATGTAACCTTTGCCACTTGAGAAATAGATATTTAGTTCTGTAAATCAAGCCAACTGtgtcacaataaaaacaatgtgaGTTTTTAGAAGACTGCTTATAGATCTGGACTAATATTTAGTCAATTATGTTCAAATGTATGCCGATGTAGCTCCACAACGACCACAATCTCAATTTgggccttttttctctctttctttttctgtcaTTTCAAAGACAATAGTCATTGGTGCATCATGTTGTCGGTACTTACATGTGTCCTGGATCTTTCAGCTACAATGGCATTTGCACTGAGATCTTGCAGAGAGAGATGTAATGTGATGCGCACAGTTAGTGGGAAGAGTTTTCTGATACACTTGTTACTAATTTATTTTATAACACAGAAATCACTACAGTGCACGATATCGGACATCTGACCACCGATGTCATCGCCTGTTTCTGTGAGAGATGTCTTCCATTGACCGGAACAGGAGCAATTAGTCACGTGTTGCCATAATTCAATGCTAATTCGCAGGGATCCACTGTTGTACAGTGTAAGTGCATGATAGCAAAACAAAAAACCATTCATTGTATCTGTAAAAAGCAATTTTAAccaataaatattttttctgtCTTACTTGCTGATTGATTGGTTTCATTGCAGACTGTTGTCATTGTGGTCAATTTTAGTGCCATTTTCTAGACATTTCTTTGACCTATTATATagtttaaaacaagacattacTTTCCTATTCAGCCAACTGTAAGGCTGCAGATACACAGGGTTCATGTctattttttaattgtattcaaCCTTTCGTCTCATTGAGATTTGAAGTCCAAGAAGACACTATAAAGGTCTCACcaaaaataacataataaatCAAACTAATcagcaaaacattaaaaacatcatAAGATCCGACCTGAAACGACAGCTGACAGCAGAGTAGAGAACTCCTTTAACGTCTGACAGCAACGATGTGATTGGCTTAGAGACATCGTGCCGCATCTAATTGGTGGATGCCCCCCCCCGGTAGAGTAAAGAGAGTCTTCCTTCCTGAACTACTGCTTAAACTCCATTTGAAAACTTGCTGGTCCATCTCAATAAAGCATTTTCATCAAAGTTGACGTCTGAAATGGGATGCGGGCTCTGAACTGACATCCGCATCACTCTGCTCACCCTAACTGTCACATGTCAGCTTCTGCTTTGACAATCAATCAAACCTTCTGCAAATCCTGTTTCCCATTTAAATATGGACAATACAAAACCTCAGTGGGGTGTGACTGTGTTTCACCTTCCCTGTGCCCGGGTACATGCATACGTACCCTGCAGAGCGATACGTCTCCTGCCAATGCAACTAAACTGGCATCCGCACATGATATTTTCACTCTATGATGGTTTTAAGAGGTAACTTTTTTGTAACATTTCTGGAGGCTTGCATCATGTGAAACTCTGTCCAGCTAAAGTTGGCAAGGCCTCCTGAACACCACAGGAACAAAGTCACGATCCCAACGGAGGAGAGCGATAGGGCGCAGAAGGTATTCAGGCCGTAGACCGAAGCTTTGATAAAGAGAGGTTTCCTAATATAAGAGGACACGGCTCCGTGTCGCCTCTTAAAGTTTCCTAAGTAATCTTTCCACAGCGCTGAATCAAACCACATGTGAGCGGAGAGCCGAGCTGCAGCCTGAAGACCACATGTGGCTCCgagtgagagaggagaactTCCATTAATCACTTATTTATTATGATTACAGTCAGCTGAAAATGAACAAATCACCATTAGTCGAACAATTTCTCTATTTCTGAAGAGCAAAAAGTTCCATTTCATGAATCCAATCCGCTGTAAAGTGGGAAGAGCAGAGTGGTGCATCTGTTTGGGTCGGTTCGTTGCCAACATTGAAATACGttcaaaaacacaacatgtgagACGCTGTTGGTAACAGAGCGTTAAAGTCCTGGATAGATTTCCATAATTTCTTACCAAAAGggtgattaaaaaacaaaaagtgcttAAAACCGCCTCTGCCAAGAGTCAACCAGCACCTCTCGAGCTcgttaatgaacacattcaatcTGTTGTGTTTCATTGTCATCACTGTGAGGTTGCCTGGAAGCCAGCGGATTAACCCCTTGAACACCGCATGGAGGTTTCATATCCAGCTCTCAGCTTGTAGTTGCATGATATCTGATAGAGATTTATTGAATAGTTTCTCAATGAAGATGCTAGAAATTGGAGATGCTCGCAGATATTGCACGGACGCCACATACCCCCCTGAAAGAAAGCCCGTTGTGAGGCATACAGACACTAAAGGGTGCCTCTTGAAACATATTGATCTCATCCAATCACAGTACAGTTCCTGTCAGAGAGGAATCCACAACATGTCAGAGaaagctcctcccactcagaCTTGTGTTGGTACTTCCGGGGGACGGTTCTGGAGAGGCTCTATTCTCCTGGACCAGAGAGAAAAGGTCAACGTCTTGTCGACCCCAGCAGCCGGCGAGCGGTCGGCTCGCTCATGAAATCACTTGTTGAGAATTACACAATTTATCTACAGAATGAATTAAACTTTCGAGATTTTGCTGCCAATTGAGACGGACGTCATTCCCAAAGCCTTTCTCTGTATGATGTAATCAAAAAAAAAGGAGTACGGAAGGAGATCATTGAAAAGTTACGTGCCGAAACTCTCTGAAGTCACCACCTGGAGATGCCCCGAtcagagggtcacatgggggTTTGGAGAAGGCCAGATGTCCCTAAATGAGGCAACATGCTGTCTCTGAGTAAGAGTGGTCACCTCTCCACTTCTAGAATAACACCTGACACCCAGAGTCAACCCTCAAGGCATCACTGTGGTACACGGTCAAATGTATCTTCCTTGTGTATCTTGTTAGTCCACTGACTCCTGctcgatgacctttgacccctctcCAATTGATGCTTTAAGGGCTTTTTGATGTAGTGCTCACAGACCAACCCCTGCCCTCCGAAGGGTCCTATTAGATTCTTCTAGAGCAGAGGTGGCCAACACGTTGCCCGTGGGCACCCGTTCGCCCGTAGGGACCACGTGAGTCGCCCGCAAGGCATGTTCTAAAAAATAGTCAACATTGAGccccgtaaaaaaaaaaccgccataatccccgggcactaggaccttggggaggctgctgcgctggctcTGCAAAGTCTCTCTCAAAGACAACcaggattacagccaatgagCTCACAGTAAATGACGCAGGGAGTGGcctgtaagtccaggtagttacagaatgtcagTCGTTGTTAATGAGTGTAATATTTTCCTCCATtgaattgtatatttacattgaTTTAGttaatctttatctcagtgatagagtccaaatgagcattaaatatcactatgaccctgaagtTCTGTCTCTAAGGAAGTCCAGGACCAACATAACCGCTCTGCTTATTAATATTAGGGCCTGAACACTGACAGTGGGAGCAAAGGAACTATTGTTCTTAAATCTTTAGTATCTGTCATGTACTCTGGGGATTTCTTGCAAATGTCCTACTTGAGAGGAAATGGGATCATCTACATGGATTTTTAAAAACTGGAATTCCACAAATttgctctttctttctcctttatTTGCActagagtgagtgagtgaggtgaaaaccctttaaacagaaaaaacacatttcaattaaCTGTAAAGCAAAACACACTCATCTTAATATGTGACAAATCACCTGTGCATGTCTCTTTTGTCCGTCCCGAGCTGAACGTGTTTTATGCAGAATCGATGTTCTTAATCAGAGtgttggtcagaacaatcaGAAGACCGTTTAGTTATAGAAGCTTCAGGTTCATCAAACCACGTGGACGTTGTGTGGCGGCTCGTTTTTAAAAGGTTATTTAAGCAAATTTGTTAATCGGGAAGTTTATATTAAACAAGTTGCCCTTCGTATTATTTTTCACCCTTGAAGGAGCTCTCGGTGTCAAAAAGGTCGGTGACCTCTGCCCTCTGAACGGCACGATTAGATTCTTCTCGACTCTCCCAGCTATGTTGTGATGTAAAACCATAACCGCCGCGTGGAGCATGTTCGCCCGCCACCGCCAACTCTGCTCCGATCACACCTGCAAGTTGTAGAGTCGTAaatgtggaaaagaaaagaaggaaaataagtATTCAAAGAAGTCAGCGGAGAGACTAAACTTTTCCCGGCGTAACGTTATCTCACGAGGCTGAGCGGCGACGTGGACGCACGGTATGGTGGCGGGGCTTATTTTGAGtgctgttaggttgtaatagctTATTATGATAttgcacatgtgcagaggaagttttgtgctttaaatgaatacatatagaaagatattataataggaaatattagggagaatattgatatgaatgtgttatgaagcataggggtaatgtctactctatgcaaatgtaaatgacaagaagtaatgtatgttcatgagagtgactgttagttagtatttcagattgttgaagccggttgaagcccgtgaagtgactttaatgcagacaataacagacgggactttaattgtgaaaatacttgtctagcgacttgaccggaagtgtcgttttgacccgggggtcgtgacctttgaccctccattttgatagcgggactttgagccaacaggaaggtgttagaggctgaactaaaCCTTTGAAAAGgacgtgattggctgattttgggaCTAATACTCTGTACTGGAGAAAGATCgttctctttggtcttgaccCGGGTCCTTCAGGCTGGATCCTGAGGAGCCCGGATCACCACGAAGACCACGATCCTGAGCCTCGATTTCTTGTTTGAACTTCTTGCgattaaatactgttaaacttaatccacgcgcatccggagcctgatgtccatcatctgccaagaGCCCAGTTTCAGTTCCTCTCATCGGTCACACATGAACATTGAGGGTGGCATCCGCTGGTTCGCTGCACTCAGACATCCGAAGACGTAACAGACCGACTCATAACCGCGTCCCGCTGCTGTGGAACGACACAAATAGAGGCACGCATGTGTATTCGTGAGAGCGGTCAGCCGTGACGTCACGCTCACAACAAGAACCAGCTGGCCGTTTGAAGTCCCGCAGCGAGCCGAGCGGAGGGACTGATCCATCGGAGAGAGAGTTTGGGAGgggtatttattttaaaagtagTCAATATTTAGTTTTACGGAGAACCGACCTCActtttccttttctcctccGCGACAACAGAAGCAACAACGAGCTGCTGTGCATCCCACTGTgacccactgattggctcagggaGGAACATCTTTTCATTGGCCAATCCAGGAGCCGAGTCCTGataaatatccgggtcaagggaggtcacttcctgctttATTGGGTGCAGACAGCGGTGAGTACCTCGATTACTTTTAAGTTAATTTTGTGTTGTGGACTGTGCAATATGCTTAGCATATTTTGTGTAAATGTCAGACCGCCATTTTGTTATATCACAtggggttttctttttcttcgtaTTTCCCTGACTGTCAGCGCTCTTCGTTTCTGCTATTAACATTTTTCTGTGTTTTGAAATTACTGTTTTTATGTGACCTTTTGTACAGGTCAGATTTTTGAGCTGATGCCACTGTGTATCAGATGAAGATGGCGAGCTGCCCACGAGTTGGATGAACACGATGACCGCCCTCTAAGACaacgtttatttttttattataaatatgtacttgctttatatttatgttcagtaaaaacccttaaaattcaactatttgattttgtgtttcTTCCACACTAATTGAGCTCCACAGCCGAACCTGGAGACAACGTCCACAGACTTTGGTCAACAAATATGTAAATTGAGCCGCAGGTTACGCCACACATGCAGCAGGTCAGAGGCTGGAAGCCGGTGTGAGGTTGGCATCGGTTATTTTCACTTTGCACATATACATAGGGAAcatttatgctttaaattaacacatatagcaagatattataattatgaaatataaggGAGGATGTTAATATGCGCTTTAATCCGAAAAGTAacgtgggacttttattgtgaaagggactTTTTCCACACAACTGACCGGAAGTAATGTCGGTCGCGGGGTCACGACGTTTGACCCGGCTATTTTATTACCTGGCCGTAAGCCGACTGAAGTGTAGCGCGCTGGactgaccaatggaactaacTTTTAAGATTAAGAGGTGTGGTTACTAATAAATACTCGAGTAAAGGGTGAGTTTCTTTCTCTAGAGGTTCTGAAGATTACCAGACAGTTCCCTATCTGCTACTCTGATTTTAGTCCGTGGCGTAATATTCCGTCCGGCCctacgatcgtagcttcaatttgtttgttaaacttctcTCCATTAAATATTCTTAAACTTATCCATCGCATTCTGATCCTCATTTTTCACGAGCGCGAGACCTTTGATCGAGCTTCATACCGTCAACCAGCCCGTCACACCCGGCTGCATTATTGAAGCACTATCATATTCTTATGTATCGACCCGGTATGCTAAACTATAACTTATTACCTGCTTTACAACAAGTTTCAAACTCTATTTTTGTCGTCATTTTGTTTCTACATTGGACACATCACTCAACGTTAAAGGCCTGTGCGTGTTCCGTTAGCTAAACGCCACGCTCCATTATCAATGACCTGCGTCCAGAGAGCACGGAAACCAATTATACCACTTAGAAATCAGAGCTTGAACGCGATGAATAGGACTCCACTTTGAGTTCTGGTGGAGACGGCGTGCTACACAAGAATACGCCAAAGGCTTCAGTcgcacatatgtgtgtgttgtaaggatgttctgaaactgggAACTTCGCAAAAAGTTAGTCCTTTGTTATTCAGTCCTGCAACAGCTTCTTGTTGGCTAACAGTCCACTATCAATacggaggggtcaaaggtcacgaccctgGGTCACAACGTCACTTCTGGTCAGACTACTAATAaagtcccttcacaataaaagtccagtatgttactatctggattaaaataacatcacaggcttcaaccggcttccacatTTCTGAAATACAAACTATCATTCATCCCCATggaacatacatataaacatatatataaacaaacatataaacatacatataaacatacatataaacatatacataaacatacatataaacatatataaacatacatataaacatacatataaacatatatataaacaaacatataaacatacatataaacatacatataaacatatacataaacatacatataaacatatataaacatacatataaacatacatataaacatacatataaacatatacataaacatacatataaacatatatataa is part of the Pseudoliparis swirei isolate HS2019 ecotype Mariana Trench chromosome 12, NWPU_hadal_v1, whole genome shotgun sequence genome and harbors:
- the gja1b gene encoding gap junction alpha-1 protein; the encoded protein is MGDWSALGRLLDKVQAYSTAGGKVWLSVLFIFRILVLGTAVESAWGDEQSAFKCNTQQPGCENVCYDKSFPISHVRFWVLQIIFVSTPTLLYLAHVFYLNRKEQKFNRKEELLRAVQNDGGDVDIPLKKIEMKKLKYGIEEHGKVKMKGALLRTYVVSILFKSMFEVGFLVIQWYIYGFSLDAVYTCERDPCPHRVDCFLSRPTEKTVFIIFMLVVSLVSLMLNVIELFYVFFKRIKDRMKGRQPPVVYPSGNTLSHTPKDPSAAKYAYYNGCSSPTAPRSPLSPPGYKLATGERVGGGGGGTGSCRNYSKQAAEQNWANYSTEQHRPGQNGGGGGGSTISNSHAQAFDFPDDTQEHKKLPPPPPAAHEMQPLALMDARPCSRASSRMSSRPRPDDLDV